In Streptococcus sp. SN-1, a single genomic region encodes these proteins:
- a CDS encoding GNAT family N-acetyltransferase: MIQARNKLSQEELSEAKKLINCCQNYDGTYRDPYLSNMLNFDPNMPAFFLYYEKGELVGLLTVYADDQDVEVTILVHPDHRRQGIARALFTSFERETASFSICSVTFQTERVFLDRHPDFVSNWGLVEDEETETWLGKDRKPYPLANVSNLEVLLADSSYQDQISQLKFQAFSEEHESREIVDRYVAEALKDPESRLYILLKDGQIIGTCTVDLSTNTNYFYGLAISELERGKGYGSYLAKSLVNQLIEQNDKEFQIAVEDSNVGAKRLYEKIGFVKQTQVVYLNEKGARDSEV; encoded by the coding sequence ATGATTCAAGCAAGAAACAAGTTAAGCCAAGAGGAGCTATCTGAGGCGAAAAAACTAATTAACTGTTGCCAAAACTATGACGGTACCTATCGTGATCCCTATCTCTCTAACATGCTTAATTTTGACCCAAACATGCCCGCCTTTTTCCTTTATTATGAAAAAGGCGAACTTGTTGGTTTATTAACTGTCTATGCAGATGACCAAGATGTGGAAGTGACGATACTGGTTCATCCAGATCATCGCCGTCAGGGAATTGCGCGGGCATTGTTTACTAGTTTTGAGAGAGAAACAGCTTCTTTCTCTATTTGTTCAGTCACTTTTCAGACAGAGCGTGTTTTTCTAGACCGCCATCCTGATTTTGTTAGCAACTGGGGATTGGTCGAGGATGAAGAGACAGAAACTTGGTTAGGTAAGGATAGAAAACCTTATCCGTTAGCAAATGTTTCCAATCTTGAAGTTTTGTTAGCAGATAGTTCGTATCAGGATCAAATTAGTCAGTTAAAATTTCAGGCATTCTCAGAAGAGCATGAATCTAGAGAGATTGTGGATAGATATGTCGCTGAAGCTCTGAAGGATCCAGAAAGTCGCTTATATATTTTGTTAAAAGACGGTCAGATTATTGGAACTTGCACGGTAGATTTATCGACTAATACGAATTACTTCTACGGTTTAGCAATATCAGAACTTGAACGTGGGAAAGGCTATGGAAGCTATTTAGCAAAATCCCTTGTCAACCAACTAATTGAGCAAAATGACAAGGAATTTCAGATTGCAGTAGAGGACAGCAATGTAGGTGCCAAGCGCTTGTATGAAAAAATTGGCTTTGTCAAACAGACCCAGGTGGTTTATCTGAATGAGAAAGGAGCAAGGGATTCCGAAGTGTAG
- the cysS gene encoding cysteine--tRNA ligase, which produces MIKIYDTMSRDLREFVPIEDGKVKMYVCGPTVYNYIHVGNARSTVAFDTIRRYFEYRGYEVVYISNFTDVDDKIINRAKEEGITPQEVADKYIAAFREDVTALGVKPATRNPRVVEFMADIIRFVEDLIEKGFAYESQGDVYFRVEKSHNYAKLANKTLEDLELGASGRTDEETARKENPVDFALWKSAKSGEISWDSPWGPGRPGWHIECSVMSTEILGDTIDIHGGGADLEFPHHTNEIAQSEAKTGKTFANYWMHNGFVNIDNVKMSKSLGNFITVHDALKTLDGQVLRFFFATQHYRKPINFTEKAVRDAETNLKYLKNTYEQPFSGTVDAQDLQAFKDKFVAAMDEDFNSANGITVVFEMAKWINSGNYDTSVKEALAAMLGVFGIVFIEEVLDAEIEDLIQKRQEARANRDFATADQIRDQLAAQGIKLLDTKDGVRWTRD; this is translated from the coding sequence ATGATTAAAATTTACGACACCATGTCTCGTGATTTGCGAGAATTTGTCCCGATTGAGGACGGCAAGGTCAAGATGTATGTTTGTGGGCCAACCGTGTACAACTATATCCACGTGGGAAATGCTCGTTCGACGGTAGCTTTTGATACCATTCGTCGCTATTTTGAGTACCGTGGGTATGAGGTTGTCTATATTTCCAATTTTACAGATGTAGATGATAAGATTATCAACCGTGCCAAGGAAGAGGGCATCACGCCTCAGGAGGTTGCGGACAAGTACATCGCTGCCTTTCGTGAGGATGTGACAGCCTTGGGCGTCAAACCTGCGACCCGCAATCCGCGTGTGGTGGAGTTTATGGCTGACATCATCCGCTTTGTGGAAGATTTGATTGAAAAAGGCTTTGCCTACGAGAGTCAAGGAGATGTCTATTTCCGTGTGGAAAAATCTCACAACTATGCCAAATTGGCTAATAAAACCTTGGAAGATTTGGAGCTGGGTGCTTCAGGTCGTACCGATGAAGAAACAGCTCGTAAGGAAAATCCTGTAGACTTTGCCCTCTGGAAATCTGCCAAATCAGGCGAGATTTCTTGGGACAGTCCTTGGGGACCTGGTCGTCCGGGCTGGCACATCGAGTGTTCAGTCATGTCGACAGAGATTTTGGGCGACACCATTGATATTCACGGTGGTGGAGCTGACCTAGAGTTTCCTCACCATACCAATGAAATTGCCCAGTCAGAAGCCAAAACAGGTAAGACCTTTGCCAACTACTGGATGCACAATGGCTTTGTCAATATCGACAATGTCAAGATGTCCAAATCCTTGGGCAACTTTATCACAGTGCACGATGCCCTCAAAACGCTCGATGGGCAAGTGCTTCGTTTCTTCTTTGCGACTCAACATTACCGCAAGCCTATCAACTTTACGGAAAAGGCAGTGCGAGACGCCGAGACCAATCTCAAGTATCTAAAGAACACTTACGAACAACCATTTTCTGGGACTGTAGATGCCCAAGACTTGCAAGCCTTTAAAGACAAGTTTGTAGCAGCTATGGATGAGGATTTCAACTCTGCCAACGGTATTACAGTAGTCTTTGAAATGGCCAAGTGGATCAATTCTGGCAACTATGATACAAGTGTTAAGGAAGCTCTTGCGGCTATGTTAGGGGTCTTTGGAATTGTCTTTATTGAGGAAGTTTTGGATGCAGAGATTGAAGACTTGATCCAAAAACGCCAAGAAGCGCGTGCCAATCGTGACTTTGCTACAGCGGACCAGATCCGTGACCAATTGGCTGCTCAAGGGATTAAGCTCCTTGACACCAAAGATGGAGTGAGGTGGACACGTGATTGA
- a CDS encoding Mini-ribonuclease 3 has product MIDVNLINGIALAFEGDAVYSMYIRRHLILKGMTKPNKLHQEATKYVSAKAQAHLISLMLEEQVLTEKEEEIYKRGRNTNSHTKAKNADVVTYRMSTGFEAVMGYLHMTENLERLESLISWCIQKVED; this is encoded by the coding sequence GTGATTGATGTCAATCTCATTAACGGGATTGCGTTAGCTTTTGAGGGGGACGCGGTGTATTCTATGTATATTCGCCGTCACCTCATCCTCAAAGGCATGACCAAACCCAATAAACTCCATCAAGAAGCGACCAAGTATGTCTCAGCCAAGGCTCAGGCACACTTGATTTCCCTCATGTTGGAGGAGCAAGTCCTGACGGAAAAAGAAGAAGAAATCTACAAACGTGGTCGCAATACCAATAGCCACACAAAGGCTAAAAATGCTGATGTGGTGACTTACCGTATGTCCACAGGTTTTGAAGCCGTGATGGGCTATCTCCATATGACAGAAAATTTGGAACGTCTTGAGAGCTTGATTTCTTGGTGCATCCAAAAAGTGGAGGACTAG
- a CDS encoding helix-turn-helix domain-containing protein: MMAKELQDWFPEAQISDQPVEKEGYLTLPVASQQWILLEETGLSEREKQLISLLTQQEQARSLNPWYSYLIEGKGQVPQAFKKIQLVYCHLSYFQQENLASWLDMMRTLFPNCQAVIQVGAQDYVFVLQQDKYTSVRAILSDTIEAVEYDFGLRLSIMLGQVWPQTGHQALSDLIKAERDLFKTWWRQGHQGVHAFSQLYLWSMGERLVDLRVIKECLHQMILDQDQIQEIILSLWENSAVLTKTAQQLYLHRNSLQYKIDKWEELTGLQLKELTDLTLCYQLILPDIL, from the coding sequence ATGATGGCAAAAGAACTACAAGACTGGTTTCCTGAGGCTCAGATTTCAGACCAACCAGTAGAGAAAGAGGGTTACTTAACTCTTCCTGTAGCTTCTCAGCAGTGGATTTTGCTGGAGGAAACTGGGCTCAGTGAGCGTGAAAAGCAGTTGATTTCACTTTTGACCCAGCAGGAGCAGGCTCGTTCGCTCAATCCTTGGTATTCCTATCTGATTGAGGGGAAGGGACAGGTACCACAAGCTTTTAAAAAGATTCAGTTAGTTTATTGTCATCTTTCCTATTTTCAGCAGGAAAATCTAGCTTCTTGGCTGGATATGATGCGGACCCTTTTTCCTAACTGTCAGGCGGTGATTCAGGTCGGAGCTCAGGATTATGTTTTCGTGCTTCAACAAGACAAATACACTTCTGTACGAGCTATTTTAAGTGATACGATTGAAGCGGTTGAGTATGACTTTGGACTGCGTCTCTCTATCATGTTAGGTCAAGTTTGGCCTCAGACGGGCCATCAAGCTCTATCAGACTTAATCAAAGCGGAGCGGGATTTGTTTAAGACTTGGTGGCGTCAGGGCCACCAAGGTGTTCATGCTTTTTCTCAGCTCTATCTTTGGAGTATGGGAGAAAGGCTTGTGGATTTGAGAGTAATCAAGGAATGTCTCCATCAGATGATTTTGGATCAAGACCAGATTCAGGAAATCATTCTCTCGCTTTGGGAAAATAGTGCTGTTCTCACTAAAACAGCCCAGCAACTCTATTTGCACCGCAATTCTCTCCAATACAAGATTGATAAATGGGAAGAGTTGACAGGCCTTCAGTTGAAGGAATTGACAGACCTGACTCTGTGTTATCAATTGATTTTACCAGATATTCTCTAA